In Thioclava sp. GXIMD2076, one DNA window encodes the following:
- a CDS encoding TRAP transporter substrate-binding protein, giving the protein MDRRSFIRKGALGGMAAAGASLAAPAIAQETPELNWRLTSSFPKSLDTIYGGGATMAKYVEQITDGKFKIQVFAAGEIVGGLQAVDAVSNGTVEACHTCSYYFWGKDPTFALGTAVPFNLNARQQNAWMYYGGGIDLMNEFYANYNTVAFPTGNTGAQMGGWFRKEINSVEDLNGLKMRLGGFAGKVMEKLGVVPQQIAGGDIYAALEKGTIDATEWVGPYDDEKLGFVKVAPYYYYPGWWEGGAVLHSFFNKEKYDALPESYKDAIKVACQAANADVLASYDHKNPAALKSLIGQGAQLRPFSAEVLNACFKAAQDVYTELNGSNENFKKVYESQAAFKKDAYLWAQLAEYNYDTFMMIKQREGTL; this is encoded by the coding sequence ATGGATCGTCGTTCGTTTATTCGCAAAGGTGCTTTGGGCGGCATGGCCGCAGCCGGTGCCTCGCTTGCAGCTCCGGCCATCGCGCAGGAAACCCCCGAACTCAACTGGCGTTTGACCTCGTCCTTCCCGAAATCGCTCGACACCATCTATGGCGGCGGTGCGACCATGGCGAAATATGTCGAGCAGATCACCGATGGCAAATTCAAGATCCAGGTCTTCGCCGCAGGCGAGATCGTGGGCGGCCTTCAGGCGGTCGATGCCGTCTCCAACGGCACCGTCGAGGCCTGCCATACCTGTTCCTATTATTTCTGGGGCAAGGATCCGACCTTCGCGCTCGGCACTGCCGTGCCGTTCAACCTCAATGCCCGCCAGCAGAATGCGTGGATGTATTATGGCGGCGGCATCGATCTGATGAACGAATTCTATGCCAATTATAACACGGTGGCCTTCCCCACCGGCAATACCGGCGCCCAGATGGGCGGGTGGTTCCGCAAGGAGATCAACTCGGTCGAGGATCTCAACGGGCTGAAGATGCGCCTGGGCGGCTTTGCCGGCAAGGTCATGGAGAAGCTCGGCGTCGTGCCGCAGCAGATCGCGGGTGGCGATATCTATGCAGCCCTCGAGAAAGGCACGATCGACGCGACCGAATGGGTCGGTCCCTATGATGACGAGAAGCTCGGCTTCGTAAAAGTGGCGCCCTATTATTACTATCCGGGGTGGTGGGAAGGTGGGGCCGTGCTGCATTCCTTCTTCAACAAAGAAAAATATGACGCGCTGCCCGAATCCTACAAGGACGCGATCAAGGTCGCCTGTCAGGCTGCCAATGCCGATGTGCTGGCCTCCTACGATCACAAGAACCCGGCGGCGCTGAAATCGCTGATCGGTCAGGGCGCGCAGTTGCGTCCGTTCTCGGCCGAGGTTCTCAACGCCTGCTTCAAGGCCGCGCAGGATGTCTATACCGAGCTCAACGGCTCCAACGAGAACTTCAAGAAGGTCTATGAGAGCCAGGCCGCCTTCAAGAAGGACGCCTATCTCTGGGCCCAGCTGGCCGAATACAACTACGACACCTTCATGATGATCAAACAGCGCGAAGGCACGCTGTAA
- a CDS encoding LysR substrate-binding domain-containing protein, translated as MIPPRLTADGLASLLRLAAQTGVKAGTQSAQFGKLLQEIGKTGTQANAAQQVSEAVKDAATQLAKTATSGTTASATTNSSTTTQQSLPTPTNQPALVQPQASANAAQNAAQNAAQNLGQNVSQQVAQPARAMTDSLQPALIQAALLASRSAATHSEKRAQDRTPLAGQVGFVSQEKPFLGELGLPLNTVKQVYGRDAEFIRPLTGDPVMNEQENITRTPLWIGAIPSFAGWLLPEILRGLHEITPRLLRGDQPRLLQALAEGRIEVALVHDANLPETLARVPLVQLSAWVLLPKDHPLTAFERLTPQDLEDAPMIGLSLPPARDLFPNILRAEGVEPNLVEEFPDEVQILNAVAQGQGYSLRAASPLSPPDIAERRITTRPLDLRTGAVDQSVLVYRRDAGHSVAAEHFIQRAKTLAGT; from the coding sequence ATGATTCCCCCGCGCCTCACGGCGGACGGGCTGGCGAGCCTGTTGCGGCTGGCCGCCCAGACCGGCGTGAAGGCTGGCACGCAATCGGCGCAATTCGGCAAGCTCTTGCAGGAAATCGGCAAAACAGGCACGCAGGCCAATGCCGCCCAACAGGTCAGCGAAGCCGTCAAGGATGCCGCAACCCAGCTCGCCAAAACCGCCACCAGCGGCACGACGGCCAGCGCAACCACGAATTCCAGCACAACGACGCAGCAGAGCCTGCCCACCCCCACCAACCAGCCCGCATTGGTCCAGCCGCAAGCATCTGCAAATGCGGCGCAGAACGCGGCCCAGAATGCCGCGCAGAACCTTGGCCAGAATGTCTCGCAACAAGTGGCCCAGCCCGCCCGCGCCATGACGGACAGCCTGCAGCCCGCGCTGATACAGGCCGCACTTCTCGCTAGCCGCTCTGCCGCGACCCATTCAGAGAAACGCGCGCAGGATCGCACACCGCTTGCGGGACAGGTCGGGTTCGTATCGCAGGAAAAGCCGTTTTTGGGCGAGTTGGGGCTGCCGTTGAACACTGTCAAACAGGTCTACGGGCGGGATGCGGAATTCATCCGCCCGCTCACTGGCGATCCGGTCATGAATGAACAGGAGAACATCACCAGAACACCGCTCTGGATCGGAGCGATCCCCTCTTTCGCAGGCTGGCTTCTGCCCGAGATCCTGCGCGGGCTGCACGAGATCACGCCGCGGCTTTTGCGCGGAGATCAGCCGCGGCTTCTGCAGGCGCTGGCCGAGGGGCGCATCGAGGTGGCATTGGTCCATGACGCCAATCTCCCCGAGACGCTGGCGCGCGTGCCTCTGGTGCAGCTCTCGGCATGGGTCCTTCTTCCCAAGGATCATCCCCTGACGGCCTTCGAGCGCCTCACGCCGCAGGATCTGGAGGACGCGCCGATGATCGGCCTCTCGCTGCCACCGGCCCGCGATCTCTTTCCCAATATCCTGCGCGCAGAAGGGGTCGAGCCGAATCTTGTCGAGGAATTTCCCGACGAGGTGCAGATCCTCAATGCCGTGGCACAGGGTCAGGGATATTCGCTGCGCGCCGCAAGCCCGCTCAGCCCGCCCGATATTGCCGAACGCCGGATTACCACCCGCCCGCTCGATCTGCGCACCGGAGCCGTCGATCAGTCCGTTCTGGTCTATCGCCGCGATGCCGGCCATTCCGTGGCGGCAGAACATTTCATCCAGCGTGCGAAAACCCTCGCCGGAACGTAA
- a CDS encoding efflux RND transporter periplasmic adaptor subunit gives MAHPFLHRKFRRLAGSVLLALGTVCGSGLHAQPPVAVEITHPRPLPAAHTVHFIGTVEAPETYPASFRSGGRITALPVETGDRIAKGDIIAELDQTAARASLDAAEAGVTAAQAQLDQARQARDRAQGLLDRGTGTQDALDEAMQAFLQARASSDQAQAQLETAQQGMDDTVLRAIDDAVVTERPAEIDEVVSAGQEVVMLANRSAREAVFQAPDIAGLSRLSGRQISVESPDQPQSLSARITEVSPQLSETGTVTIKARLDATGAPLRIGTLITGTIDLSHPERLSLPWDALVSGPQGPAIWVVDPETQSVSLLAVKVAAYNTAGIELVPSDRIGTGLQVVGKGAAGLFDGQKVTPIVEDTP, from the coding sequence ATGGCCCATCCGTTTTTACACCGGAAGTTCCGGCGGCTCGCCGGATCTGTCCTGCTGGCGCTCGGCACGGTTTGTGGTTCTGGGCTTCACGCACAGCCGCCTGTCGCGGTCGAGATTACCCATCCCCGCCCGCTGCCCGCTGCCCATACCGTGCATTTCATCGGGACGGTCGAAGCGCCAGAAACCTATCCCGCCAGTTTCCGCAGCGGCGGGCGCATAACGGCGCTCCCGGTGGAAACGGGCGACCGGATCGCCAAGGGCGATATCATCGCCGAGCTGGACCAGACGGCCGCCCGGGCCTCGCTCGATGCCGCCGAGGCCGGCGTCACAGCCGCGCAGGCGCAGCTCGATCAGGCGCGTCAGGCGCGCGACCGCGCACAGGGGCTTCTGGATCGCGGGACCGGTACGCAGGATGCTCTCGACGAGGCAATGCAGGCGTTTCTGCAGGCGCGGGCAAGCTCCGATCAGGCGCAGGCCCAGCTGGAGACCGCCCAACAGGGCATGGACGATACCGTGCTGCGCGCGATTGATGATGCCGTTGTCACCGAACGCCCCGCCGAGATCGACGAGGTGGTCAGCGCCGGTCAGGAAGTGGTGATGCTGGCCAACCGCTCCGCGCGCGAGGCGGTATTTCAAGCCCCCGACATTGCAGGGCTATCCCGCCTTTCCGGACGGCAGATCAGCGTGGAAAGCCCCGATCAGCCGCAGAGCCTCTCCGCACGGATCACCGAGGTCTCGCCCCAGCTGTCCGAGACCGGCACGGTGACCATCAAGGCCCGTCTTGATGCTACGGGCGCGCCCTTGCGGATCGGCACGCTGATCACCGGCACAATCGACCTGTCCCATCCAGAGCGCCTGTCCCTCCCTTGGGATGCGCTGGTGAGCGGGCCACAGGGGCCAGCGATCTGGGTCGTCGATCCCGAGACGCAGTCGGTCTCACTGCTGGCGGTGAAGGTCGCGGCCTATAACACGGCGGGTATCGAGCTGGTCCCCTCGGACAGGATCGGCACCGGATTGCAGGTGGTCGGCAAAGGCGCTGCGGGGCTGTTTGACGGTCAGAAGGTCACCCCGATCGTGGAGGACACACCATGA
- a CDS encoding efflux RND transporter periplasmic adaptor subunit, translating to MRAALAFVALLATPALAQDLPAADPPRPVITEIIGEVTPGRRVFSGMVEARYETSLAFRTGGRIARLHVEAGDRVEKGAVIAELDQITLEQDLREARASTSQAQAALDYAQASFDRAATLRQRGVIAQSEFETAQASLASAKADLESARAQERQSAQAASYGKLTAPSDGIILSRSVEPGTLVSAGTEVVSFARGDAREAVIDLPRALAASLPADQGFLINHHADDIAPIRAKLRLIEPVTNSSLDTMRAHLTLEAPAPDYRIGSLVSARLDNGAAELLSLPEAALMDGPSVWIVSGDPRKVHRQSVSTGARLGNRITITEGLKSGDEVVLRGREVLTEGETVGAGLTVAGKARPTTLNQTTQEKAPK from the coding sequence ATGAGAGCCGCGCTCGCCTTCGTGGCGCTCCTTGCCACCCCCGCCCTTGCGCAGGACCTTCCGGCGGCGGATCCCCCCCGCCCCGTGATCACCGAAATCATCGGCGAGGTCACCCCGGGCCGACGCGTGTTTTCGGGTATGGTCGAGGCGCGTTACGAAACCTCGCTGGCCTTCCGCACCGGCGGGCGCATCGCGCGGCTCCATGTCGAGGCAGGCGATCGCGTGGAAAAAGGTGCGGTAATCGCCGAGCTGGACCAAATCACGCTGGAACAGGATCTGCGCGAGGCGCGCGCCAGCACCTCGCAGGCACAGGCCGCGCTCGATTATGCGCAGGCAAGTTTCGACCGTGCCGCGACCCTACGGCAGCGCGGTGTAATCGCACAATCCGAATTCGAGACGGCGCAGGCCAGTCTCGCTTCGGCCAAGGCCGATCTCGAGAGTGCGCGCGCGCAGGAACGCCAGAGCGCACAGGCCGCAAGCTATGGCAAACTTACCGCCCCCTCCGACGGGATCATCCTCTCGCGCTCGGTCGAGCCCGGCACGCTGGTCTCGGCGGGCACCGAGGTGGTGAGTTTCGCGCGAGGCGATGCACGGGAGGCGGTCATCGACCTGCCACGGGCGCTGGCCGCCAGCCTGCCCGCGGATCAGGGTTTTCTCATCAACCATCATGCTGATGATATCGCGCCGATCAGGGCGAAGCTGCGCCTGATCGAGCCAGTGACCAATTCCAGCCTCGACACGATGCGCGCCCACCTGACGCTGGAAGCCCCCGCTCCGGATTACCGGATCGGTTCGCTGGTGTCGGCGCGGCTCGATAACGGCGCGGCCGAATTGCTAAGCCTGCCCGAGGCCGCGCTGATGGACGGCCCCTCGGTCTGGATTGTCTCGGGCGATCCGCGCAAAGTGCACCGGCAGAGCGTGAGCACCGGCGCCCGGCTCGGCAACCGCATCACCATCACCGAAGGCCTGAAATCCGGTGACGAGGTGGTATTGCGCGGACGCGAGGTGCTCACCGAGGGCGAGACGGTCGGCGCGGGGCTGACCGTCGCGGGCAAAGCGCGCCCGACTACCCTAAACCAGACGACCCAGGAGAAAGCCCCGAAATGA
- a CDS encoding efflux RND transporter permease subunit, which yields MKFNLSDWALHNRSVIWFLMVMSLLAGILAFNSMGREEDPSFTIRTMVVSGSLPGATATETMDQVTDRIERKLSEIDALDVTRSITYPGQAVVYVDLRDDIPDAQIQPTWTRVRELMSDIRGDFPSEFQGFSFNDDFGDVYGNVYAFTAPDYSPDELRAWVRKIRDDVERLDQAGKVDLIGTRDRVVTVEFSTRRLAALGLDAQSVIDTLSAQNQITQTGTIQTAQEQIGLRLTGAFPDADALAHTPLRVDDTFFTLSDVAQVKDGYTDPPASLIRYEGEPAIGLIIGMREGGNILDFGKNLDALMAHEVTQLPVGISIHKIADQPTVVQESVGHFTRALAEALLIVLAVSFVSLGVRAGFVVSLTIPLVLAVTFLILDLMGITLQRISLGALIIALGLLVDDAMIAIETMISRLEKGESRTKAASYAWTSIAWPMLTGTLVTVAGFIPIGLNASQAGEYTRSLFYVIAISLVISWIVAVLFAPVLGKTFLPAKWKHQHAQAGRLRRGFHRVLEQAMRHRWVTILATIFLFAISVVGLGHVEQQFFPSSERTELVTDVTLRDSAGIEATDAEIARFETWLKDQPEVSFWTSYIGTPAPRFVLTLDVQPAVPNEGQVVIETHSLADRDSLRAKIRRYSDTRAGVEFFPKPIELGPPVGKPVQYRISGPDDTVLLTEARKLAALLAGDDRLYAIDMDWGTPARVVKLDLDQARMRQLGLTQSDVAQVLSTLYSGTTITNLRQGIDLIEVELKGRKSDRDTMDGLRSLQFANASGDPIPLTSIARFEYVTEPPVIHARDRVPTITVRGAIDGGDQPATIVAELAPKIETFTKALPAGYGLALGGAVEESGKSQAPIIAIVPLMVLILLTLIMFQLRSFRLMVVVLAAAPLGLIGVVASMLPLGAPMGFVALLGVLALIGILIRNSVILVQATEDLRAEGHDRWSAIWHASDQRARPILLTAAAASLALIPIARQIFWGPMAIAMMGGIIAGTLITLLFVPALYCAIFRVKAPQKA from the coding sequence ATGAAGTTCAACCTCTCGGACTGGGCCCTGCATAACCGCTCCGTCATCTGGTTCCTGATGGTCATGTCACTGCTCGCGGGGATCCTCGCCTTCAACTCGATGGGGCGCGAGGAAGACCCGAGCTTCACCATCCGCACGATGGTCGTCTCGGGCAGCCTGCCCGGTGCGACGGCCACCGAGACGATGGATCAGGTGACCGACCGGATCGAACGGAAACTCTCGGAGATCGATGCGCTCGATGTGACCCGCTCGATCACCTATCCCGGTCAGGCGGTGGTCTATGTCGATCTGCGCGACGATATTCCCGATGCGCAGATCCAGCCCACATGGACCCGTGTGCGCGAGCTGATGTCCGATATCCGCGGCGATTTCCCTAGCGAATTCCAAGGCTTTTCCTTCAATGACGATTTCGGGGATGTCTATGGCAATGTCTATGCCTTCACCGCCCCCGATTATAGCCCCGACGAGCTACGGGCCTGGGTGCGGAAAATCCGCGATGATGTGGAACGCCTCGATCAGGCGGGCAAGGTCGATCTGATCGGCACCCGCGACCGCGTGGTCACGGTCGAGTTCTCGACCCGCCGTCTGGCCGCTCTGGGCCTAGATGCGCAAAGCGTGATCGACACGCTCTCGGCGCAGAACCAGATCACCCAGACCGGCACGATCCAGACCGCGCAGGAACAGATCGGGCTGCGCCTGACAGGCGCCTTCCCAGATGCCGATGCGCTGGCCCATACGCCCTTGCGCGTGGATGACACCTTCTTCACACTTTCGGATGTGGCGCAGGTCAAGGACGGCTATACCGATCCGCCCGCCTCGCTGATCCGCTATGAGGGCGAGCCCGCCATTGGCTTGATCATCGGCATGCGCGAGGGCGGCAATATCCTCGATTTCGGCAAGAACCTCGATGCGCTGATGGCGCATGAGGTCACGCAGCTGCCGGTGGGTATCTCGATCCACAAGATCGCCGACCAGCCGACGGTGGTGCAGGAGTCGGTCGGTCATTTTACCCGCGCACTGGCCGAGGCGCTGTTGATCGTGCTGGCAGTCAGTTTCGTGTCTTTGGGTGTGCGGGCGGGGTTTGTCGTGTCGCTCACCATCCCGCTGGTGCTGGCGGTGACCTTCCTGATCCTCGATCTGATGGGGATCACGCTGCAACGGATCTCGCTTGGGGCGCTCATCATCGCGCTGGGGCTTCTGGTCGATGATGCGATGATCGCCATCGAGACCATGATCTCGCGGCTGGAAAAGGGCGAGAGCCGCACCAAGGCCGCCTCCTATGCCTGGACCTCCATCGCATGGCCCATGCTGACCGGCACGCTGGTCACGGTGGCGGGCTTCATCCCGATCGGGCTCAATGCCAGCCAAGCAGGCGAATACACCCGCTCGCTCTTCTATGTCATCGCGATCTCGCTGGTGATCAGCTGGATCGTAGCGGTGCTCTTTGCGCCCGTGCTGGGCAAGACCTTCCTGCCCGCCAAATGGAAACACCAGCATGCGCAGGCGGGCCGCCTGCGCCGTGGGTTCCACCGCGTGCTCGAACAGGCGATGCGCCATCGCTGGGTCACCATCCTCGCCACCATCTTCCTCTTCGCGATCTCGGTTGTGGGCCTCGGCCATGTGGAACAGCAGTTCTTCCCTTCTTCCGAGCGGACGGAACTCGTGACCGACGTCACCCTGCGCGACAGTGCGGGGATCGAGGCCACCGATGCCGAGATCGCCCGGTTCGAGACATGGCTGAAAGACCAGCCAGAGGTCTCGTTCTGGACCTCCTATATCGGCACGCCCGCGCCGCGTTTCGTGCTGACACTCGATGTGCAGCCCGCCGTGCCCAATGAGGGTCAGGTGGTGATCGAGACCCATTCTCTGGCAGATCGTGACAGCCTGCGCGCCAAGATCCGCCGCTATTCCGATACCCGCGCCGGTGTCGAGTTCTTCCCCAAACCCATCGAGCTGGGTCCGCCGGTGGGCAAGCCCGTGCAATACCGGATCTCCGGTCCCGATGATACGGTCCTGCTGACCGAGGCGCGCAAACTGGCGGCGCTTCTGGCTGGGGATGACAGGCTCTATGCCATCGATATGGATTGGGGCACGCCCGCGCGGGTGGTGAAACTGGATCTGGATCAGGCGCGGATGCGCCAGCTGGGGCTGACACAGTCTGATGTGGCGCAGGTGCTGAGCACGCTCTATTCCGGCACGACCATCACCAATCTGCGGCAGGGAATCGATCTGATCGAGGTCGAGCTGAAGGGCCGCAAATCCGACCGCGACACGATGGACGGGCTCCGCAGCCTGCAATTCGCCAATGCCAGCGGCGATCCCATCCCGCTGACCTCGATTGCGCGGTTCGAATATGTGACCGAGCCGCCCGTGATCCATGCGCGTGACCGCGTGCCCACCATCACCGTGCGCGGTGCGATTGACGGAGGGGACCAACCCGCGACTATCGTGGCGGAGCTCGCCCCGAAAATCGAGACCTTTACCAAGGCGCTACCTGCGGGCTACGGACTGGCCTTGGGCGGAGCGGTCGAGGAAAGCGGCAAATCACAGGCACCGATCATTGCCATTGTCCCCTTAATGGTGCTGATCCTGCTGACGCTGATCATGTTCCAGCTGCGCAGCTTCCGCCTGATGGTGGTGGTGCTGGCAGCCGCCCCTCTGGGGCTGATCGGGGTGGTCGCCTCAATGCTGCCGCTGGGGGCGCCCATGGGCTTTGTGGCGCTTTTGGGGGTGCTGGCGCTGATCGGCATCCTGATCCGCAATTCGGTGATCCTGGTCCAGGCCACCGAGGATCTACGCGCCGAGGGCCATGACCGCTGGAGCGCCATCTGGCATGCCTCGGACCAGCGCGCCCGCCCGATCCTGCTGACGGCGGCGGCCGCCTCGCTGGCGCTGATCCCGATCGCCCGCCAGATCTTCTGGGGGCCGATGGCCATTGCCATGATGGGGGGCATCATCGCGGGCACGCTGATTACGCTTCTGTTTGTTCCTGCGCTCTATTGCGCCATTTTCCGTGTAAAGGCACCGCAGAAGGCGTGA
- a CDS encoding HAD-IA family hydrolase produces MAGPALVIFDCDGVLIDSEALSASVFIAELAHLGIAIDLDYFTQHCLGRAFPTVRATLERDFSRSLPDTFEATFRTRLVERFSTELVVVPGVIGVIKALEVPYHLATSSAPARLAQSLAITGLDTLFDGRASTASEVMRGKPAPDLFLHVAGIYGVSPENCLVIEDSTVGIAGAKAAGMPVWRFLGGAHLAGLARAHALAPDDPALRGGADLAFRDFAQFDALLAQWPAPHSCTGEVS; encoded by the coding sequence ATGGCTGGTCCAGCGCTGGTAATCTTTGATTGTGATGGCGTCCTGATCGATTCCGAGGCGCTCTCTGCCAGTGTTTTCATCGCGGAACTGGCCCATCTGGGAATTGCAATCGACCTCGACTATTTCACGCAGCACTGTCTTGGCCGTGCCTTCCCGACCGTGCGCGCAACGCTGGAACGTGATTTCTCGCGTTCTTTGCCCGACACCTTCGAGGCGACATTCCGCACCCGTCTGGTCGAGCGGTTCTCGACCGAACTGGTTGTAGTGCCGGGGGTCATCGGGGTGATCAAGGCGCTTGAGGTGCCCTACCATCTGGCCACCTCCTCCGCGCCGGCACGACTTGCACAATCGCTGGCCATCACAGGGCTTGATACACTCTTTGACGGGCGGGCCTCGACCGCCTCCGAGGTCATGCGCGGCAAACCCGCGCCCGATCTGTTCCTCCATGTAGCAGGTATCTATGGTGTGTCGCCCGAGAACTGTCTGGTGATCGAGGATTCCACGGTCGGGATCGCAGGGGCGAAAGCCGCCGGTATGCCGGTCTGGCGGTTTCTGGGTGGTGCGCATCTGGCCGGTCTGGCCCGTGCCCATGCTCTCGCCCCTGATGACCCTGCCCTGCGCGGCGGGGCCGATCTGGCCTTCCGTGATTTTGCACAATTCGACGCGCTTCTCGCGCAATGGCCGGCACCCCATTCCTGCACCGGAGAGGTCTCATGA
- a CDS encoding sugar-binding domain-containing protein, with protein sequence MIQPDRPNEAEANLLDLAARAAWLSFVGGMTQDQIALELGISRQRVQRLVARASAEGLIRVRIDHPIAECLELEQILRKRFGLQSVRVAPSLSETGDPNDTIAPFAAPILERFFTEPDAKLIALGTGRTLRMIVERMQTIAGDHHRLVSLIGNVAPDGSASHYEVIVRLAEKVSAPHFPMSIPVVAATEAERDLYRSLPHVKASIELALRADFAVVGMGQMGPDAPLLMDGFITPEEHADWVGAGAIGEIGGHAFNADGQFLDHPMSRRIVGARVPHGNMPVHCFAAGQKKLPALRAALRGGLLSHLVTDERTAKALLNA encoded by the coding sequence ATGATCCAGCCCGATCGCCCCAACGAGGCCGAAGCCAATCTGCTGGATCTTGCCGCCCGCGCGGCATGGCTGTCTTTCGTAGGGGGCATGACGCAGGACCAGATCGCGCTCGAACTGGGGATCTCGCGCCAGCGGGTTCAGCGGCTCGTGGCGCGCGCCTCTGCCGAAGGGCTGATCCGGGTGCGCATCGATCATCCCATTGCCGAATGTCTGGAGCTGGAGCAGATCCTGCGCAAGCGGTTCGGACTGCAATCGGTGCGCGTGGCCCCCTCGCTCTCGGAAACGGGCGACCCGAATGACACGATCGCGCCATTCGCGGCCCCGATCCTCGAGCGATTTTTCACCGAGCCTGACGCCAAGCTGATCGCGCTCGGCACGGGACGGACGCTGCGGATGATCGTGGAGCGGATGCAGACCATCGCGGGCGATCATCACAGGCTGGTCTCGCTTATCGGCAACGTGGCGCCTGACGGCTCGGCCTCGCATTACGAGGTGATCGTGCGGCTGGCCGAGAAAGTCTCGGCGCCGCATTTTCCGATGTCGATCCCTGTGGTCGCGGCCACCGAGGCAGAGCGCGATCTGTATCGCTCGCTTCCGCATGTGAAAGCCTCGATCGAGCTGGCGTTACGGGCGGATTTCGCGGTGGTCGGCATGGGCCAGATGGGGCCTGACGCGCCGCTTCTGATGGACGGGTTCATCACGCCCGAAGAACATGCTGACTGGGTCGGGGCCGGCGCCATCGGCGAGATCGGCGGTCACGCGTTCAATGCCGATGGTCAGTTTCTCGACCATCCCATGTCGCGCCGGATCGTGGGCGCGCGCGTGCCGCATGGCAATATGCCGGTGCATTGCTTTGCGGCGGGCCAGAAAAAGCTGCCCGCCCTGCGCGCGGCTCTCCGGGGCGGTTTATTGAGCCATCTGGTCACGGATGAGCGCACCGCGAAAGCACTTCTTAACGCTTGA
- a CDS encoding sugar ABC transporter substrate-binding protein, with the protein MTKTIRALLGACALGALATAAAAETTITVATVNNGDMVRMQGLMDDFYAKHPDIKVEWVTLEENILRQRVTQDIATNGGQFDVMTIGNYEVPIWGQRDWLVPLNDLPADYDADDLLPAMRSALSVDGTLYAVPFYGESAMVMYRKDLAEKAGVTLGDNPTWTQVKEAAEKMTDKDNGIYGICLRGKPGWGENMAFISAMANSYGARWFDMNWEPEFDSEPWKAAVTDYLDLMTKYGPPGASSNGFNENLSLFQQGKCGMWIDATVAAGFVTDPEESTVADKVGYAVFPNKDGIDNHGNWLWSWNLAIPESSAHKDAAKAFVEWATSKEYTQVVADKQGWRAAPPGTRTSLYENPDYLAAAPFAQLTIDTISKATPEKPSVQEVPYVGAQFVSIPEFQGIGTAVGQIFSAALAGQMGADQALQSAQALTEREMKKAGYIK; encoded by the coding sequence ATGACCAAGACAATCCGTGCCCTTCTGGGTGCTTGCGCCTTGGGCGCGCTTGCCACAGCCGCTGCAGCCGAAACCACCATTACTGTTGCCACCGTGAATAACGGCGACATGGTGCGCATGCAGGGCCTGATGGACGACTTCTACGCCAAACATCCCGACATCAAGGTCGAGTGGGTCACGCTGGAGGAAAACATCCTCCGTCAGCGCGTCACGCAGGATATCGCCACCAATGGCGGCCAGTTCGACGTGATGACCATCGGCAATTACGAGGTTCCGATCTGGGGCCAGCGTGACTGGCTGGTGCCGCTGAACGACCTTCCGGCAGACTACGATGCCGATGACCTGCTGCCCGCCATGCGCTCGGCGCTGTCGGTCGATGGCACGCTTTACGCGGTTCCCTTCTATGGCGAATCCGCGATGGTGATGTATCGCAAGGATCTGGCCGAGAAAGCCGGTGTGACCCTTGGTGACAATCCGACCTGGACGCAAGTCAAGGAAGCGGCCGAGAAGATGACCGATAAAGACAACGGCATCTATGGCATCTGCCTGCGCGGCAAGCCGGGCTGGGGCGAGAATATGGCCTTCATCTCGGCAATGGCCAATTCCTATGGCGCGCGCTGGTTCGACATGAACTGGGAGCCGGAATTCGACAGCGAACCGTGGAAGGCTGCCGTCACCGACTATCTCGACCTGATGACCAAATACGGTCCTCCGGGTGCCTCCTCGAACGGCTTCAACGAGAACCTGTCGCTCTTCCAGCAAGGCAAGTGCGGTATGTGGATCGATGCGACCGTGGCAGCAGGCTTCGTGACCGATCCCGAGGAATCCACCGTGGCCGACAAGGTCGGTTATGCGGTCTTCCCCAACAAGGACGGCATCGACAATCACGGCAACTGGCTGTGGTCGTGGAACCTCGCCATTCCGGAAAGCTCGGCACATAAAGACGCGGCAAAAGCCTTTGTCGAATGGGCGACCTCGAAAGAGTATACTCAGGTCGTGGCCGACAAGCAGGGCTGGCGCGCAGCTCCTCCCGGCACCCGGACCTCGCTCTACGAGAACCCCGACTATCTGGCCGCCGCGCCCTTCGCACAGCTGACCATCGACACGATCTCCAAGGCGACGCCCGAGAAACCGTCGGTGCAGGAAGTGCCCTATGTCGGTGCTCAATTCGTCTCGATCCCCGAATTCCAAGGGATCGGCACGGCTGTAGGCCAGATCTTCTCGGCAGCTCTTGCCGGGCAGATGGGTGCGGATCAGGCGCTGCAATCCGCGCAGGCACTGACCGAGCGTGAGATGAAAAAGGCCGGTTACATCAAGTAA